The proteins below come from a single Pseudomonadota bacterium genomic window:
- a CDS encoding homoserine O-succinyltransferase encodes MSQTELSSRAPGVITSIVNAGELRLESGEKIPDLQISFECVGPADAPAVVVLGGISATRHAGSHEGDPSPGWWEPLVGPGKGLDTTQFRVVGIDFLGGNGQTSGPRNSDGWPRTVSPADQATCIARLMDQLEITRLHHFVGASYGGMVALEFARHFGERCKQAVVLGAAHRPTAMATALRCVQREAVRACSDLGDSAAGLRLSRAIGMSTYRSNREFEERFSRKPTPGQPVSFEVENYLFARGHQFASEFHPDAYLTLSTSIDLLDLEPEAVKLPVALLAFQDDFVAPPALMRELNERLGGLSTLTELPTLYGHDAFLKESIAVSQWLKNVLGNDAITE; translated from the coding sequence AGCCAGACCGAACTATCATCACGCGCCCCGGGCGTCATCACTTCGATCGTGAATGCGGGTGAGCTTCGTCTGGAATCCGGCGAGAAAATTCCCGATCTTCAGATCAGCTTTGAGTGTGTAGGCCCCGCGGACGCGCCGGCTGTTGTGGTGCTGGGGGGAATCTCAGCGACTCGCCATGCCGGCAGCCACGAAGGCGACCCCTCCCCCGGCTGGTGGGAACCCTTGGTCGGACCGGGCAAGGGGCTGGATACCACACAGTTCCGTGTCGTTGGGATCGACTTCCTCGGCGGCAACGGGCAGACGAGCGGCCCCCGCAACAGCGACGGCTGGCCACGCACCGTATCGCCTGCCGACCAGGCCACCTGTATCGCACGGTTGATGGATCAGCTGGAGATTACCCGACTGCACCACTTCGTCGGCGCCTCTTACGGCGGCATGGTCGCCCTCGAGTTCGCCCGGCACTTTGGCGAACGGTGCAAACAGGCGGTGGTGCTCGGCGCGGCGCACCGACCGACCGCTATGGCCACCGCACTGCGCTGCGTCCAGCGCGAGGCGGTTCGCGCCTGCAGTGACCTTGGGGACAGCGCCGCGGGGCTGAGGCTATCCCGAGCGATCGGCATGTCCACCTATCGATCCAACCGGGAGTTCGAGGAGCGTTTCTCTCGAAAGCCGACACCCGGGCAACCGGTGAGCTTCGAGGTCGAAAACTATCTGTTTGCCCGCGGCCATCAGTTCGCCAGCGAGTTCCATCCCGACGCCTACCTCACCCTGTCGACCTCCATCGATCTGCTGGATCTCGAACCGGAGGCCGTCAAGCTACCGGTTGCGCTGCTCGCCTTTCAGGATGACTTTGTCGCGCCGCCGGCGCTGATGCGGGAACTCAATGAGCGGCTTGGGGGCCTCTCGACGCTCACAGAGCTTCCAACGCTCTACGGACACGACGCCTTTTTGAAAGAGAGTATCGCCGTCAGCCAATGGCTGAAGAACGTGCTCGGCAATGATGCAATAACGGAGTGA
- a CDS encoding aminotransferase class I/II-fold pyridoxal phosphate-dependent enzyme yields MKIETLAVHGGYQPDPTTNAVAVPVYQTTSYAFDDTQHGADLFDLKVQGNIYTRIMNPTTDVLEQRLAAMEGGVGSLAFGSGMAAITAALMTVAESGDNIVSTASLYGGTYNLFAHTLPNFGIEVRFVDADDHAGMAAAMDNRTKAVFCESIGNPAGDVMDLKALADIAHSGGAPLIVDNTVPSPYLCRPFEHGADIVIHSLTKYLGGHGTTIGGVLIDSGKFPWADHAERFPKFNEPDPSYHGVVYAEALGEAAFIGRARVVPLRNMGAAISPFNSFLVLQGIETLPLRMDKHCENAVAVANHLKSHDKVGWVRYAGLPDHPHHGRTQQYTSGKASGILTFGLKGGREAGTKFIDALKLIVRLVNIGDAKSLACHPASTTHRQLNEEELAKAGVSEDLVRLSVGIEHIDDILQDIDQALEHC; encoded by the coding sequence ATGAAGATTGAAACCCTGGCCGTCCACGGTGGCTATCAGCCTGACCCGACAACCAACGCGGTAGCGGTGCCTGTTTACCAGACCACGTCCTACGCGTTTGACGATACACAGCACGGGGCAGATCTTTTTGACCTCAAGGTCCAGGGGAATATATATACCCGGATCATGAACCCCACCACCGACGTGCTGGAACAGCGCCTTGCGGCGATGGAAGGCGGGGTCGGCTCACTGGCCTTCGGTTCGGGCATGGCCGCGATCACGGCTGCACTCATGACGGTGGCCGAAAGTGGCGACAACATCGTGTCGACCGCGTCACTCTACGGCGGCACGTACAACCTGTTCGCCCACACGCTGCCGAACTTTGGTATCGAGGTGCGGTTTGTTGACGCCGACGACCACGCTGGCATGGCGGCAGCGATGGACAACCGCACCAAGGCGGTTTTTTGTGAATCGATCGGCAACCCGGCTGGTGATGTGATGGACCTCAAAGCGCTGGCGGATATCGCCCACAGTGGCGGCGCGCCCCTGATTGTCGACAACACCGTCCCCTCGCCTTACCTGTGCCGACCCTTCGAGCATGGCGCCGATATTGTGATCCACTCGCTGACCAAGTATCTCGGAGGCCACGGCACCACCATCGGCGGCGTGCTGATCGACTCCGGTAAATTTCCCTGGGCAGACCACGCAGAGCGCTTTCCGAAGTTCAACGAGCCCGATCCGTCCTATCACGGCGTGGTCTACGCCGAAGCGCTGGGCGAGGCGGCGTTTATCGGCCGCGCCCGCGTGGTGCCGCTGCGCAACATGGGTGCCGCCATTTCACCCTTTAACAGTTTCCTGGTGCTCCAGGGCATCGAGACGCTCCCGCTCCGGATGGACAAACATTGCGAAAACGCGGTGGCGGTTGCCAACCATCTTAAGTCGCACGACAAGGTGGGCTGGGTCCGCTACGCCGGACTGCCCGATCACCCCCACCACGGCCGAACCCAGCAATACACCAGCGGCAAAGCTTCGGGCATCCTCACCTTCGGGCTGAAGGGCGGCCGAGAGGCGGGTACGAAGTTCATCGACGCCCTGAAGCTGATCGTCAGGCTGGTCAACATCGGGGACGCCAAGTCGCTGGCCTGTCACCCGGCCTCAACTACCCACCGTCAGCTCAATGAGGAGGAGCTGGCGAAGGCGGGCGTGAGTGAAGACCTCGTGCGTCTGTCGGTGGGTATCGAGCACATCGACGACATCCTTCAGGATATCGATCAGGCGCTGGAACACTGCTGA
- a CDS encoding MoxR family ATPase, with protein MSERFETTDRYVVTEDLKMAVNAAVTLERPILVKGEPGTGKTQLAYEVAQSLGKNLIQWHIKSTTKAQQGLYEYDAVARLRDSQLGDDKVHDISNYIVQGKLWEAFDAEAQPVLLIDEIDKADIEFPNDLLLELDQMSFYVYETQQTVKARQRPIVIITSNNEKELPDAFLRRCFFHYIQFPDEDTMKQIVELHYPGLKKELLNEALNAFYKLRDVPGLKKKPSTSELLDWIKLLLAEDIPPEALRTDDKRSAIPPLYGALLKNEQDVHLFEQLVFLDRRNRS; from the coding sequence ATGTCAGAACGTTTTGAAACCACCGACCGCTATGTGGTCACCGAAGATCTGAAAATGGCGGTCAACGCCGCGGTTACCCTTGAGCGACCCATTTTGGTCAAAGGCGAACCCGGCACCGGCAAAACCCAGCTCGCTTACGAGGTGGCACAGTCCCTCGGCAAAAACCTGATCCAGTGGCACATCAAATCCACCACCAAGGCCCAGCAGGGGCTGTACGAATACGACGCGGTCGCCCGCCTGCGCGATAGCCAGCTCGGTGACGACAAGGTTCACGACATCAGCAACTACATCGTGCAGGGCAAGCTATGGGAAGCGTTTGACGCGGAAGCGCAGCCGGTGCTGCTGATCGACGAAATCGACAAGGCCGACATCGAGTTTCCCAACGACCTTTTGCTTGAGCTCGACCAGATGTCATTTTACGTCTACGAGACCCAGCAGACGGTCAAAGCCCGTCAGCGGCCCATCGTGATTATCACGAGCAACAACGAAAAGGAGCTGCCGGACGCGTTCCTGCGCCGCTGCTTCTTCCACTACATTCAGTTCCCTGACGAGGACACGATGAAGCAGATCGTCGAGCTGCACTATCCGGGGCTGAAAAAGGAGCTGCTCAACGAAGCGCTAAACGCCTTCTACAAGCTGCGCGATGTTCCAGGCCTCAAGAAGAAGCCCAGCACCTCGGAGCTTCTCGACTGGATCAAGCTGCTGCTGGCCGAGGACATCCCGCCGGAGGCGCTGCGTACCGACGACAAGCGCAGCGCCATCCCGCCGCTGTATGGTGCGCTGCTGAAAAACGAGCAGGACGTCCATCTGTTTGAACAGCTGGTGTTTCTGGACCGACGCAACCGCTCCTGA
- a CDS encoding VWA domain-containing protein, whose product MLLKFFFMLRDAGLKCSITELLTLHESMKLGVAGHSIDNFYYLARSCLIKDETHFDRFDQVFAAHFRGIESAFAKLGSTELPEEWLRRQAELDLTEEQRRQIEAMGGFEELMKALRERLEKQEKRHQGGSKMIGTAGTSPFGAYGYNPEGVRIGQDRSRHRRAVKVWDKREFRNLDDSVQLGTRNIKVALRKLRRFAREGAQDQLDLDDTIHSTARNGGLLDIKMVPERHNAIKVLLCLDVGGSMDDHVRICEELFSAARSEFKHMEYFYFHNFTYESFWKDNHRRHNERIGLMEVLHKFGPDYKLIFVGDATMSPYEISYPGGSVEHWNEEAGAVWIRRLLEHYRKAVWLNPEPVQRWEYTPSIKMTREIMEDRMYPLTLNGLDNAIKALR is encoded by the coding sequence ATGCTCCTGAAGTTCTTTTTTATGCTGCGCGATGCGGGCCTGAAGTGCTCGATCACGGAATTGCTGACCCTGCATGAATCCATGAAGCTCGGGGTCGCCGGCCACAGCATTGACAATTTTTACTACCTGGCGCGTTCATGCCTGATCAAAGACGAGACGCACTTCGACCGCTTCGATCAGGTGTTTGCCGCCCACTTCCGCGGCATCGAGTCAGCCTTCGCCAAGCTCGGCAGCACGGAGCTGCCCGAGGAGTGGCTTCGGCGGCAGGCGGAGCTCGATCTCACCGAGGAGCAACGAAGGCAGATCGAAGCGATGGGTGGCTTCGAGGAGCTGATGAAGGCGCTGCGCGAACGGCTGGAGAAGCAGGAGAAGCGTCATCAGGGCGGCAGCAAGATGATCGGGACCGCCGGCACCTCGCCCTTCGGCGCCTACGGCTACAACCCCGAGGGCGTGCGCATTGGGCAGGACCGCAGCCGCCACCGTCGGGCGGTCAAGGTCTGGGACAAACGCGAGTTCCGCAATCTAGACGACTCGGTTCAGCTGGGCACGCGTAACATCAAGGTGGCACTGCGCAAGCTCCGACGGTTCGCGCGGGAGGGAGCGCAGGATCAGCTGGACCTGGACGATACGATCCACAGCACCGCCCGCAACGGCGGACTGCTCGACATCAAGATGGTCCCCGAGCGGCATAACGCGATCAAAGTCCTACTGTGCCTGGACGTGGGCGGCTCGATGGATGACCACGTGCGCATCTGCGAAGAGCTCTTCTCCGCCGCGCGCAGCGAGTTCAAGCACATGGAGTACTTCTACTTCCACAACTTCACTTACGAGAGCTTTTGGAAGGACAACCATCGACGCCACAACGAGCGGATCGGTCTGATGGAAGTTCTCCATAAGTTTGGTCCCGATTACAAACTGATTTTTGTCGGCGACGCCACCATGAGCCCCTACGAGATCAGCTATCCCGGCGGCTCGGTGGAGCACTGGAACGAAGAAGCCGGTGCCGTGTGGATCCGCCGCCTGCTGGAGCACTACCGCAAAGCCGTCTGGCTGAACCCCGAACCCGTGCAGCGCTGGGAATACACCCCATCGATCAAGATGACGCGCGAGATCATGGAAGACCGGATGTATCCGCTGACCCTCAACGGGTTGGATAACGCCATCAAAGCCCTGCGATGA
- a CDS encoding NAD-dependent deacylase yields the protein MRVPDAVTRALQDARSIGVLTGAGVSAESGIATFRDAQTGLWSQFRPEDLATPEAFERDPELVWKWYAWRREQVTEADPNPGHRALAQLQQLRPTHIVTQNVDGLHQRGGAKDVIELHGSIMRTLCHRTLEPVDDDYLAKQTALPPPSPHHPDGLCRPGVVWFGEALPGVALQRAFDIAEASDVFISAGTSTVVEPAASLPLAAKRAGAFLIEINPAQTPLSPHCDATLLGPSGEVLPQLVESLATT from the coding sequence ATGAGGGTGCCTGACGCGGTCACCCGGGCGCTTCAGGACGCTCGCAGCATCGGCGTGCTCACGGGCGCCGGCGTTTCCGCGGAGAGCGGTATTGCCACCTTTCGTGACGCGCAAACGGGCCTGTGGTCACAATTTCGTCCCGAGGATCTCGCAACACCCGAAGCCTTTGAGCGCGACCCCGAACTGGTCTGGAAATGGTACGCCTGGCGCCGTGAGCAGGTGACGGAAGCTGACCCCAATCCAGGGCATCGGGCCCTCGCTCAGCTACAGCAGCTGCGCCCTACCCACATCGTGACGCAGAACGTTGACGGGCTTCATCAGCGGGGTGGCGCGAAGGACGTGATTGAGCTGCACGGGAGCATCATGCGCACGCTCTGTCACCGAACGTTAGAACCGGTCGACGACGACTACCTGGCAAAGCAGACCGCCCTCCCGCCACCTTCGCCCCATCACCCTGACGGACTCTGCCGTCCGGGCGTCGTCTGGTTCGGCGAGGCGCTGCCCGGGGTTGCTCTGCAGCGAGCCTTCGATATCGCAGAAGCCAGCGACGTCTTTATCTCTGCCGGCACGTCAACGGTGGTTGAGCCCGCCGCTTCTCTGCCGCTTGCGGCCAAGCGCGCCGGCGCTTTCCTGATTGAAATCAATCCCGCGCAGACGCCACTGAGCCCCCATTGTGACGCCACGCTGCTCGGGCCCTCCGGCGAGGTTTTGCCTCAGCTGGTGGAATCCCTCGCAACGACCTGA
- the tdh gene encoding L-threonine 3-dehydrogenase: MQALVKREAGPGIWLEEVPVPEVGTNDVLIQLEKTAICGTDVHIYAWDEWSSQTIKPGLVIGHEFVGRIAALGPGVVGYQVGERVSAEGHVACGVCRNCKRGKQHLCPYTEGIGVNRNGAFAEYVAVPASNLWRIPEAVPSELAAFFDPFGNAAHCALRFDLVGEDVLITGAGPIGIIAAGICRHVGARNVVVSDVNDYRLELAASMGANRTVNVTRESLQEATSELQLEGYDVGLEMSGNGQAFDDMLELMYPAGKIAMLGILPRESQVNWHQVIFKGLELHGIYGRLMYETWYKMTQMLLTGFPLEKVLTHQIPISDYEQGFALMLEGRCGKVVCDWSERA, encoded by the coding sequence ATGCAGGCCCTCGTCAAGCGTGAGGCGGGCCCAGGCATCTGGCTCGAAGAGGTTCCTGTACCTGAGGTCGGCACCAACGATGTGCTGATCCAGCTGGAAAAGACGGCCATCTGCGGCACCGACGTGCACATTTACGCGTGGGATGAGTGGTCCAGCCAAACCATCAAGCCTGGGCTGGTCATCGGCCATGAGTTTGTCGGCCGCATCGCCGCGCTCGGCCCAGGCGTCGTGGGTTATCAGGTCGGGGAGCGGGTCTCCGCTGAAGGCCACGTGGCGTGTGGGGTCTGCCGCAACTGCAAGCGAGGCAAGCAGCATCTGTGTCCCTACACCGAAGGCATCGGCGTCAACCGCAACGGGGCGTTTGCTGAATATGTTGCCGTACCGGCATCCAACCTGTGGCGGATTCCAGAAGCGGTGCCTTCCGAGCTGGCGGCGTTTTTTGACCCCTTTGGCAACGCGGCGCACTGCGCGCTGAGATTCGATCTTGTTGGCGAAGATGTTTTGATCACCGGCGCCGGACCCATCGGCATCATCGCCGCGGGCATCTGCCGCCACGTGGGGGCGCGCAATGTGGTTGTCAGCGACGTCAACGACTACCGGCTGGAGCTGGCGGCCAGTATGGGGGCCAACCGAACGGTGAACGTCACCCGCGAATCGCTGCAGGAGGCCACCAGCGAGCTCCAGCTGGAGGGATATGACGTTGGGCTTGAGATGTCGGGTAACGGTCAGGCCTTCGACGACATGCTCGAACTGATGTACCCCGCCGGCAAAATCGCCATGCTGGGCATCCTGCCACGCGAATCGCAGGTCAACTGGCACCAGGTGATTTTCAAAGGCCTGGAGCTGCATGGCATCTACGGTCGGCTCATGTACGAGACCTGGTACAAGATGACCCAGATGCTGCTGACCGGCTTTCCCTTGGAAAAAGTGTTGACTCACCAAATCCCCA